Below is a genomic region from Hydrogenobacter hydrogenophilus.
TAAAGCTATAGGTAAGTTTATGAGCTACGAAAAGGGTAAAAGCAGATGTGTTGCGTGTTATATGTGTCAGACTGCATGTCCCATGCCTACGCTCTTCAGGATAGAAGCGGTTCAGATGCCCGATGGCACTAAAAAGGTGGTGAGGTTTGATATGAACCTCTATAACTGTCTTTTCTGTGGCCTATGCGTGGATGCGTGTCCTGTAGGATGCCTTACTATGACGGATCTGCACGAGCTTGCAAGCTACTCAAGGGCAGGGGGAGTTTTTAGGATGGAAGACCTTGAAAGGCACGCCATAGACTGGAAGAAAAGAAGAGGCAATGAACCTGACAGGATATGGATAGACGATGAAAAAAGAGAAAGACTGTGGGGGAAGATCCAGTGGAGTGGTTGATCACAGCCTTTTTATCCTTGTGGCTGATACTATCCACGTTAGGAACAGTCTTTATGAGAAATCCTGTGCATGTAATACTGTCCTTCTTATCAGCCATACTGGCTATGGCTGGTGTGTTTCTTCAGATGGGTGCGGAGCTACTTGCGGGTCTTCAGCTCATCATATACGCTGTCGCCATAGTAGTCTTTTATGTTCTTATCATTACCGTAATACCTTGGGAAAAGGTAAAGCGATTTGAAGGTATCTACAAACAGGAGCTCCTTCTTGGTCTACCCTTTTTTGTCATATCTTTTGCGGTTATGTCTTATATGACTTTGAAAGGAAAGTTTGCAGAACCTGTTAATGTCATAAGTGGTAATAATGTCAAAGATGTAGGCAAAAATCTTTTTACTTCTTACCTCTTTCCTTTCGAAGTGGCTTCTGTTATACTTTTAATAGCCATGATAGGGGCTATCCTCCTTGGGAGGAAAGAGGAGTGAGCGTTGAAAAGTTCTATCTTATCCTTAGCGTTTTTCTTTTTCTTTCCGGTTTTTTGGGGATACTCATACGCAAAAATCTCATAACAATACTTGTCAGCACCGAACTTATGCTTAACGGGATAAATCTTGCCTTTGTTAGTATAGATAGAATTCTTGGTGCTACCGAAGGTCAGGTTT
It encodes:
- a CDS encoding NuoI/complex I 23 kDa subunit family protein, whose amino-acid sequence is MGIKKVDRKAFLNLVETILFVDFIKGLSVTFRNLLRRPITINYPLEKLTLPKRYRGAHGHFVWDGTEPDSLKAIGKFMSYEKGKSRCVACYMCQTACPMPTLFRIEAVQMPDGTKKVVRFDMNLYNCLFCGLCVDACPVGCLTMTDLHELASYSRAGGVFRMEDLERHAIDWKKRRGNEPDRIWIDDEKRERLWGKIQWSG
- a CDS encoding NADH-quinone oxidoreductase subunit J family protein gives rise to the protein MEWLITAFLSLWLILSTLGTVFMRNPVHVILSFLSAILAMAGVFLQMGAELLAGLQLIIYAVAIVVFYVLIITVIPWEKVKRFEGIYKQELLLGLPFFVISFAVMSYMTLKGKFAEPVNVISGNNVKDVGKNLFTSYLFPFEVASVILLIAMIGAILLGRKEE
- the nuoK gene encoding NADH-quinone oxidoreductase subunit NuoK produces the protein MSVEKFYLILSVFLFLSGFLGILIRKNLITILVSTELMLNGINLAFVSIDRILGATEGQVFALFVLTVAAAEVAVGLGIIVAIFRLRGYEGSSETVHLRD